The following nucleotide sequence is from Acyrthosiphon pisum isolate AL4f chromosome A2, pea_aphid_22Mar2018_4r6ur, whole genome shotgun sequence.
GCCTAATTATCGATACGACGatgaaccgaaaaaaaaaattttacttttcaatGGTTTAAGTAGTTGGATGGTAGACGACGGACAGAGTGTATTTATCTCGAAACAATGTCCGGTGAATAGATGCACAATTACAACGAAAAAATCAGAAGCTCCAGACGTTGACGCAATTTTATTTCGTGATCATTTCTCACATCCCGGTCACAGGAAAACTGGTAAACAAGTAAGATCATCAATTAATTACGTATACACTGTATAACCAACtacgattataattaattgtgcgtatataaattataagacgtGTTTACACTTAGCTGCAACAATTATCGCCTatcagataatatataataatatatgtcttaAACTTCTTTTTCACATTATCgacttatattatacgaattttaatttataatcagtgCAGGTAACCtgctattacctatttaatataaaatagcaaTGTTAAttgcacatttttaattacattacattttttatttactataaccattgattataaatactagtaaaaaattataaagttctAGTAAaattctagtatttataattataatacaaatatataatactatatcatatttataatatttgtataggtacttataacgtgtttaACATTGCAGGtatggattttatattttctcgaGTCACCGTACCATACGGAACTGATCACTTACAACGATGTGTTCAACTGGACAGCGACATACAGACACGATAGCGATATTGTCACGCCATACGAACGATGGGCTTACTACGATCCGTCAGTGACACAAGTTGAACGATTAGAACGAAATTACGCGTTTAACAAAACGAAACAAGTGGCGTGGTTTGTATCAAACTGTGGTGCCAAAAACGGCAGATTACAATACGCCAGAGAATTGGCCAAATATATATCAGTAGACGTGTACGGCGTGTGCGGACAATTCAAGTGCCCTAGATCGGACAAGTGTTTCCAATTGTTAGACCAagattacaaattttatttggcTTTTGAGAATTCCAATTGTCTCGACTACGTAACAGAAAAGTTTTTCGTTAACGGCCTCCAGTAAGTcgtcaataattaaataatttacgtttaatgattctaataatattagtttttaaatcgttcaaATCAAGTAATCAACCGTATACTGagtcaaaaattcaaaatttttatagtataattgataaaaaataacagtGTATAAGAGGTATATTTGGAACAATTACCCATATTTTATATAGCTGTTTCCGGGGACGCGGTCCAGATAATATAGATCGGCGTCTAGACGTGGTATCATGACGCCGTGCTGTTCTACTGTATGAGTGTGCAGAGAAACCGTTCCTTTACTAATACTGCTTTATGTTGTGCTTTTGAACGATATCACAACAACTAGCCAGTGGCATATACAATAGGTGTGGGGAGGAGGAGGGTTGGGATGCCAACAATTgacttatttttaagaaatcttataaaataagaagaaaagcttaaaaatattataatattgttattcgttcatatacattcataaaaaaaaaatgtagctatatcattataataatatattatataagtatttcacatgaataacataattatacattgcGATAGTATACCtacgaattttataaaatataacttactatATATTCATCTGcagtataacattaaaatattatatgtatataagatattttatagaCAATAGATCTAATCACTGATTTCACCATCACTCTAGTCGGGTTAAGCCGGGTCGACACGATGGTAATAAAACGTAATATGCCTATATCACTGAAGAAGAAGTATGTAATAAGACGAAATTTGCAAAAGAGAAATGATTATTGagttttattacataattattttagtaccttcagagttttagaaaataattttgctAACCTTAGGtcgttaaaacaatatttttttatcgttataatattttaatttttactatttttaatgatgTGAATATGAgatgcatttttaattccttattccAAGTAGACAACTTTCTGAAGTgctttgatttataaatatcagaATCAAAAGATCAAAATGGATCATGTATACCGTATACGCGTAACTCCATACATGAAATGTcagttaacttattattaatatttatttggtcttttacaaatacctaggtattaataGGCCTATTTTTCTGCATAAGCTAAGTATTTTTTCACGGATCTATCCCTCATACCAATCGACAAGACAAGAGTTATGATGTGTTTACGCCACTATATAGCtgtgactatataataatgcatgatgatcataatacattaatacgatTATCGCTCATAATTCATATACCTAGTcatgttataggtatatctatagaAGGGTATAGTATAGTACAATATCGCGCGAAACGGtttgaattgaatttaaaaataataattcaactgtTTTTTGCAGGCACAACGTTCTGCCAGTAGTGATGGGTGGGCGCCGGGACGACTACGAGCGGATAGCGCCCAAGCGATCGTACGTGCACGTGGATGACTACGAGTCACCTAAGCGGCTGGCCGAGTACCTGCGGCGGTTGGACGCCGACGATGACCTGTACAACGAGTACTTCCGGTGGAAAGGCACCGGCGAGTTTATCGATACGAAGTTCTTCTGCCGGCTGTGCGCGATGCTGCACGACGATGACGCACCAGCCAAGCACTACCGAAACGTCAACGACTGGTGGCGTGGCCAGGGCGTCTGCAACAACGCTATGCCGTGGCGGCGGTTCATCGAGTCGTCTGTCGAGGCCGGCGAATCGGCAGGCCCGAAACCAGCGGTCAATGGTGACTAGCATTTACCGCGGGCGGCGGCCGCGGCGCTCGACTACATCACGGGGCACTGGAGACGTCagcgccgccgtcgccgccgcaTCGTCGTGCAGGCGTCGTCATCACCGTCGCCGTCGTCAGAAGTCGACTTTTGGCGTCCTGGTGGCGCCGCTCGGAAGACGCTGCCGGTCACCGCGGTGggtccaccgccgccgccgatgcCCACCGTACCGCCGCCGTCACCTGCACGCCTTAACGTCCGGAAACAGCCACCGGAACCGGCGCCGCCGCCACACGTGCGCATGTCAAGCGCTGCGCGGAGACGACGTAGGGGCCGCCGGAAGAACTTTCACGACGGGTCTCGGCCTGCTTCTGCGGCACATCGTCATCATGCGTAAACGGTTCTCATCGAGTCATAACGACAATTGCATGTAACCTGAAGCAGCTGCAGCAAGTACACGCCatcgtatctatataatatgataaatcgtaataatatataacattatattgaatTCGCCAAAACCGATATTGTCCACTGCCAACCCCActcgaaaataatatacagtccgCATAAGCCGAGCACTTTCGTACTTTTAACTATGTAACTAAATGGTTTATACCAACTACAAATGGTTGTGTGGGTCGATCCGATTCAATCCGATTGGCGGCTGTCGACGGCGCCTCGTTCAATCGACCATCCACCCACCACTCATCCAGTCAAATGTCATGAGCATCGAGAACGGTGTCAATTTGTTTtgttgtacatataatattattgattctcCAAGATATAAGACCTGGTCGTTGCGTCAATACACACAGACTTTTTTTCCGATTTACATGGGTACACAAATTGTACATTCACAATATTGaaacgtttaaataataaatatgatattattccataatattgactatagtagttaaatacaacttatataatatagtcaaaaaGCGAAAAAGTACAAATTCGTTCTATAGAAGTACAAAATACCTGTACAATAGAATTGAGAACAATTTGctaacaataactaataactaataagtacctattatactaatattatatgtgtttacAGTGGATTTcagtgcataatatgtattatatatttatatctatgtaATACGAgtgtcataaaaattaaaatcgtcttccactggtataatattattgaaattatacaattattatatttataaagtatctTTATACAAATCAAATGTTAATATCGACTGaattatagatacaataatagacataattttaaacttcTTCATTCACCGATGTAAAAACCGTTTTTCATAAcactgttatatattatacattaattattctcGATAATCtttagaaaattgtatcaatatataatatacgcatagtacctattattgtttgttaagtagtattttttctaaatattacattatgacgCCTaggttgttattgttattaatattataatgcacaatatattattattttatacctccTGTGATAACAAAGTGATATTTTTTGATTACGATATTAGGCGCAAATAAgcaaatgtatgtaaaatatttctgaagtgcttatattatatataatatacctatgtataacgtatgctattacataataatatatataaaaataccacGATTTGTATGTAATGACTACTAAAGAACGCGCCATTTTCTCATAAATATACTTGCGCCTATtcgatattgtattaatatactattattatagtaaattatcttAAGTTTAGTGTTAcctataaagttaaatattagaAGGAACTTTCAATACAGAGCTGCTAAGCAtcgattgaaattttttttattgtttttatgtttaataattgttacaaataaataaataaatcttgtataaaaattgcattgaaaataattgtatagttgtattcataaattattaaatattgtgtgtattttGTATTGTGTGGCTATATTTAtcaagataataaaattattttgtagagtttatagctatatttatttattatcaattaacgCCAAATGACAACTTTATACAATTAAGTACTATGTAGTATAGCATAtagatatagtatatagtactcATATActgtatatgaaattaaaaacgtcACAATCTTATAAGCAGCTGATTAAGTTGCAAAACAACATGGCACGTTCAGATTCCTATAATAGTTTATGCACAATATTCATTCCACGCTAAGAGCAGCCAAGTATACTGTTagatttttactcaaatacaaGAATACCTGCGAAATCTCCTCGTAAAATAGCATTTTCCGTTCTCAACTCATTAGCTTGAAAAACTAGCAAATCCAGCATTACTCGTATTCAACACACTTAAtttcctacctacctatagtaaagGCAATACTAAATAAGACTTTGCACTGCGCCACTGCCATATTATAGTGataggttttaacttttaagttttccAAATGTCGCTGAAAATACAGCGTTAAATTCTTCGGTCGAAAGTGGATGAAAAGATAAAGATGTCACTTGCACTCATGAATCATGACCCATATGAGCCCATATGCCTGATGCAGGCGAAGTCAATCTAGTCACCGCTTGCAGCAAACCAGTTGCTTTTGgtgcagggatcgaaaccgtttcaaattttaacggttacggttttagttcttgagaacggttttctaaattttctggttttggtttaggttttaagaccggttttttaaattttttggtttcggttttaaaaaaggtttttcaaatattttatcggtttaaagaacggttttagaaaattttcggttttggtttttggaacggtttttaaaaatgtccattttattttcctgtctaattaatgtagattcgatttttattatctattaactattataagggccgagtctaaagccctgaaatatggctactttgtatgaTTAGTGTACAacatacgatataacaaataaacgttcagcagaactaatttcgtgttattaacttgaatattttgtacctaatttagtgcctcatgcctacttttgcattcgacataatattatgttgccatattatggttgagatcattattcgattacattaatattNNNNNNNNNNNNNNNNNNNNNNNNNNNNNNNNNNNNNNNNNNNNNNNNNNNNNNNNNNNNNNNNNNNNNNNNNNNNNNNNNNNNNNNNNNNNNNNNNNNNNNNNNNNNNNNNNNNNNNNNNNNNNNNNNNNNNNNNNNNNNNNNNNNNNNNNNNNNNNNNNNNNNNNNNNNNNNNNNNNNNNNNNNNNNNNNNNNNNNNNNNNNNNNNNNNNNNNNNNNNNNNNNNNNNNNNNNNNNNNNNNNNNNNNNNNNNNNNNNNNNNNNNNNNNNNNNNNNNNNNNNNNNNNNNNNNNNNNNNNNNNNNNNNNNNNNNNNNNNNNNNNNNNNNNNNNNNNNNNNNNNNNNNNNNNNNNNNNNNNNNNNNNNNNNNNNNNNNNNNNNNNNNNNNNNNNNNNNNNNNNNNNNNNNNNNNNNNNNNNNNNNNNNNNNNNNNNNNNNNNNNNNNNNNNNNNNNNNNNNNNNNNNNNNNNNNNNNNNNNNNNNNNNNNNNNNNNNNNNNNNNNNNNNNNNNNNNNNNNNNNNNNNNNNNNNNNNNNNNNNNNNNNNNNNNNNNNNNNNNNNNNNNNNNNNNNNNNNNNNNNNNNNNNNNNNNNNNNNNNNNNNNNNNNNNNNNNNNNNNNNNNNNNNNNNNNNNNNNNNNNNNNNNNNNNNNNNNNNNNNNNNNNNNNNNNNNNNNNNNNNNNNNNNNNNNNNNNNNNNNNNNNNNNNNNNNNNNNNNNNNNNNNNNNNNNNNNNNNNNNNNNNNNNNNNNNNNNNNNNNNNNNNNNNNNNNNNNNNNNNNNNNNNNNNNNNNNNNNNNNNNNNNNNNNNNNNNNNNNNNNNNNNNNNNNNNNNNNNNNNNNNNNNNNNNNNNNNNNNNNNNNNNNNNNNNNNNNNNNNNNNNNNNNNNNNNNNNNNNNNNNNNNNNNNNNNNNNNNNNNNNNNNNNNNNNNNNNNNNNNNNNNNNNNNNNNNNNNNNNNNNNNNNNNNNNNNNNNNNNNNNNNNNNNNNNNNNNNNNNNNNNNNNNNNNNNNNNNNNNNNNNNNNNNNNNNNNNNNNNNNNNNNNNNNNNNNNNNNNNNNNNNNNNNNNNNNNNNNNNNNNNNNNNNNNNNNNNNNNNNNNNNNNNNNNNNNNNNNNNNNNNNNNNNNNNNNNNNNNNNNNNNNNNNNNNNNNNNNNNNNNNNNNNNNNNNNNNNNNNNNNNNNNNNNNNNNNNNNNNNNNNNNNNNNNNNNNNNNNNNNNNNNNNNNNNNNNNNNNNNNNNNNNNNNNNNNNNNNNNNNNNNNNNNNNNNNNNNNNNNNNNNNNNNNNNNNNNNNNNNNNNNNNNNNNNNNNNNNNNNNNNNNNNNNNNNNNNNNNNNNNNNNNNNNNNNNNNNNNNNNNNNNNNNNNNNNNNNNNNNNNNNNNNNNNNNNNNNNNNNNNNNNNNNNNNNNNNNNNNNNNNNNNNNNNNNNNNNNNNNNNNNNNNNNNNNNNNNNNNNNNNNNNNNNNNNNNNNNNNNNNNNNNNNNNNNNNNNNNNNNNNNNNNNNNNNNNNNNNNNNNNNNNNNNNNNNNNNNNNNNNNNNNNNNNNNNNNNNNNNNNNNNNNNNNNNNNNNNNNNNNNNNNNNNNNNNNNNNNNNNNNNNNNNNNNNNNNNNNNNNNNNNNNNNNNNNNNNNNNNNNNNNNNNNNNNNNNNNNNNNNNNNNNNNNNNNNNNNNNNNNNNNNNNNNNNNNNNNNNNNNNNNNNNNNNNNNNNNNNNNNNNNNNNNNNNNNNNNNNNNNNNNNNNNNNNNNNNNNNNNNNNNNNNNNNNNNNNNNNNNNNNNNNNNNNNNNNNNNNNNNNNNNNNNNNNNNNNNNNNNNNNNNNNNNNNNNNNNNNNNNNNNNNNNNNNNNNNNNNNNNNNNNNNNNNNNNNNNNNNNNNNNNNNNNNNNNNNNNNNNNNNNNNNNNNNNNNNNNNNNNNNNNNNNNNNNNNNNNNNNNNNNNNNNNNNNNNNNNNNNNNNNNNNNNNNNNNNNNNNNNNNNNNNNNNNNNNNNNNNNNNNNNNNNNNNNNNNNNNNNNNNNNNNNNNNNNNNNNNNNNNNNNNNNNNNNNNNNNNNNNNNNNNNNNNNNAAGCAAAACTCCGACCGTATAATAAAACGAAACAAGCTTGAGTAATTTACCGTGGTATTTCAAAGGTTAAacctcattataatatttaataaattataacaattattacacaaaaagtgttacaatgttttcagttttttttctataaataccaataaaatgttattcattaggttaaaaaacttaaaaactaaatacggggctcctaatatattattataatgacagttcaaaatatcaaaaatatctagtcacgttttttttttttataagcatttaaagtaaaatttaacaaaataatttgacaaaatacgtacaaATCTAGAAAATGTGCAACTTAtgtattttgagtaaaaaattcataaaaaatttcatttttaaatctaagggttgaacaattaattcaagattcttcataagtttgtctacctttatcaaaaaaaaaaaaatgtctatctgAAAGtctacttaaattttaatgaacgtttgaagttcaaatttttacaacattaaatattcattcgtttactcatgtagcgattttcttattttgttgtaatcaaaaacgaataactgtagatacatgaaattttcactgaatggttattttatcaattcctatatttgttaaaattttcaactatttgactcattttgaactgtttacggactatttcaactttcaatttttttttttctataaatgtcaataaaattatttgttgggtcaaaaagcatgaTAATTTgatacaaggctcttgatatattattactatagcagttgaaaaatataataatatatagaaactttttttataattatataaagttcgaattttgacaaatgtatcaaatttaaaattaaaaaatgactttgtagttaaaaatttataaaatgtttcactTTTATACCCaagggttgaaaatttaaaacaaggttccacgtaaataggttataaaatatcaattactttattcacaataataagactgaccgtcttcactcagaatcgtttttcgtatgcaatgatattatatattatattaggtatcattgaattaaaatttaacaccatccattacattgacccacttgtatcctaatgtacagcatagcgacaccAACTTGCCCCCCTTTTTATGATTGATctcatcattaattatttaaacaaaataaaatttcaaggtaaaatatttcgtattatcttaaaactaaatttgatttacataaataaagaaattgatTGTGTTAGATGGGATACAAGAGCCTAATAAAGCGGAAGTGAACCCTACGACTGGAGTTAGAATTTCACGATTATGGCctgaagaaaaaaaaggtggtgACCGTGTAGAAGAACAACTAATGTTTATACCACCCAATTATCAATATGAAAATGCaccaatgaaaacaattttactatacAACGGCATAAGTAACTGGATGGTAGATGAAGGACAAAGTGAATTTCTTTCAAACGATTGTCCAGTGAATAGATGCATAATTTCAACtaagacaaaattaatttattcgatGGATGCAATTTTATTTCGAGAGGAATTCTATGATCCATTATCCGAAACCGGTTTTAAAAAGAATAGTAAACAAGTATGATAAAATTCATATGTTTAATTAccttaataatagtttaattcaaattttaaatttagaaaaagattcattaaaaaacaaaacaatcaaaataaatataaatgtttattcttAACAGATATGGATTTTATTCTTCCTTCAGTCAGCATATTACTCGGGATTTGACGTAGGTAATGATATGATTAACTGGACAGCCACATATCGACACGACAGTGATATTGTCATACCATACGGACGATGGGCATATTTCGATCCTTCAGTGACTCGAGTTgaacagttaaatattaattattctctaAACAAAACGAAACAAGTGGCGATGATAATTACTAATTGTGATACTGACAACCAAAGATTATTATATGCAAAAGAATTGGGCAAATATATATCTGTTGATGTATATGGTCAATGTAAAGGatataaaatgaacaaatttgataactttttacaaatattagatCAGGATTATAAATTCTATTTGGCTTTCGAGAGTTCAAATTGTATCGACTATGTGACTGAAAAGTTTTTTATAGATGGACTTCAGTAAGCTATTATaacattcttaatatttaatgttaaatattttatattgactattattagatacaaaatttattttcgattttcgtaatatacaaataattgcaatattactttaatgtgtttattattaattatcaataaggataagtacatttttatgcaACTTTTACAACTTTAAAACTGAGAACCGAATTTTTGAGGGCCAGAGGAGCACTAAACCaacttataatatgaatacaactaaaaaatgtattttttaactcatttacaatttcaaagaaacgtttaaaatgatttattaatgacCAATGTACAGTGCCGGATAAACCGCCGGTGCAAGCGGTGCATCGCACCGGGGCCTGAACTCTATGAAATATTTGGGGGCTCCGATATTATAGATGTCgagtactataaaatatgataaattaaaaacaataagacTTTTGAGtagtttgataaataataatttactactaCTAACTAGGTACTTAGTTTTCTAGACATTTAAGGGCTTGTATAATTTTTCTGACAATGCCCGATCACTGTGGCAGGAGCAGAACGATAATTTTCCAAACTTAAACTTATAAAGAATTACCTAAGAAACACATGTGGACAAGAATGTTTATATAGTACATCAATTTTAAAGATAGAAAAGGAAcgaattaaaactttaaatattgagaaaataattgacaattttgcCAATGAAAAACTTTTCGCTACATTGTATTGGAGGCTGGCTTTATTTTctgcagtaaataataatttacatactatACTTTACATTCATTTTACTATACtttgtactttattttttttgtaactgttGAGTTACCATAGTTGTATAGTATACTTGTAgcttcttttataatatttttaaattaagggCCCTCACTCTTTTTTTTGCATCGGGGCCCTAAGAGTTCAAGATCTGGCACTACCAATGTCATTGCATCTAAGCAGCTTTGAAACTATATGAAAGATACAAACACTTTCATAGTTTtcgatattatttgaaataatgtcatgaaataattatcatcaataattaattatcggTTGGCAGGTACAACGTTCTACCGGtcgcttttggttccggttccagttccagtgttcagaaatgagaaaaccgcggttttaaccgattttttggaaaaccggttaaaccggtttcgatccctgttTTGGTGAGATAGCagttttaccttttttttaaaactaatttcgCAATGCTTATAGTTGGTCGTCTTATTTACCAGTTTTGAAATTACCCTTAAACTGCGTATAGTCTGATATGGATTGCAATCGATTAGTCAACCGATAGGTATAACTAAAGTCTGAAATAATGACAACAAATTGGTAATAGTAAAAGTTTGAACACTGGTGTTGTGCAAACGGTGTGTCGTCACAGAATGTATACCAACAGGAAACAGTCTTATCGATTAACGAAGCAGGCAAATAAGCAGCTCACGTGAAAACCATGAAAattaacgaataaaaaataattttagtgttGAAACGAAGTTATTTGAACATGCACGGAAATGATAAAAGTAATGTACATGTTGTGAAgactaatcaaaattaaattaatcaaatagaAGAAAAGTGAGTCATAATTACCTACTAAgctatattttatcttaatttattaaaaaaataataaaaatacaattttagtaatttagttatattaatataaatacctattgaaaaaCTGTTTCGAATAAATACAAGCATTAATACCTTAATAccttatgataaaataatataatatacatatacaatcaTGGTACcgttttattatgtacaatatgtcaatatatttatataatatgtacagtgtacTGTGTAGGTATACGCCCGAAAGTGGACGAAACACGCTAAGAGCCACTTGGTGATGTCCGAGAACAATGTTCCTCCTATGAATTTGTCAGTAGGCAAATGTACATGCACGCCCAATTAGGGATACAGCTATTCAGAATTCAGAAAATAATCATGATTGTAGTCTGCACTTCTGCAGGTTTAGTAAAAAACCCACTAAAAATAGACAGGTACttgaaaaaaagttttccaaactgaaataatcataatattttagtttaatttttacacaactgatggaatataaaatttaggCTGAAAACTaatgtgaaattattatatatgtgtaacatattatattttgatacatgctattaaaaactataaattactcTTTTACAcggtatatacaaattacatattttatgttctaaTTTCCCACTTTTAACTTTGAAACAGTTGTCTAAACATATATGAAAGTACACAATTGTaacgtaaattataaatgttgattttaaataatgtagctaagtacctacttagtagttttaaaacattatgtaggtaatgtttactcaacattaaaaaataccCACTTTCTATGGATTTTTACGGAagtaaaaatctattttttttttataactaaatataaaaaatatataactctgaatatattattttaattataaaaataaaaagattatattatgtttttgttcgTTAAGACTTAagactaatataattatgacatttatACCGATGTTTCgcgtaataattatagaaaattaaaacctcaaaaaaaaaagagttaggttcaaaaaaaaattatggatcGAAGAATACATCACTTATTAAATGATTTGCTAATCCTTATgttatttatcattgttatttacaGTATATTTACAGCGTATTGTCCGGTCaagaataaattgtattcaagaaaatcatataaatatgaaaagaaaattaaaacccaaACAAATAATGATGAAcaggtaattatataataataataataatttctttattgtcagtttatattgtatatgtggaaaatatacaaaaaataaaaaatggctTGCATTACTCTTCACTGAAGGAAAACCACTTATCGAAGAGACTCTTGCTCAACTTGGCTAAACTTGGtgagagaaaaaataataaaaaaaatgttgataatgatTTGCAATTACAAAGATAtgagaaaatacaaaaaaataacaattaaataacatcaacaataacaattattagtcAACATCTACAATAAACTACTCATAAACtactaatactaaaaaaattaattgaacaagaaaattaaataaagaaggggatacatgttttaaat
It contains:
- the LOC100161726 gene encoding glycoprotein 3-alpha-L-fucosyltransferase A isoform X1; protein product: MCYLNKYKLFTSVCHLCAQKTKQNCRLFKIIGENMTGRQIRRLLYGLLILALFVIVIHSGRTAYWLAKDGHYSGQPHLSTEDQPDYNEQQNLQYLESPIQSLPTYSPLMMEPNEISKSLLPWYFKDGLLRPSRAKKNMNTGQRTTQVWPKEQKNGDRVENQLMFIPPNYRYDDEPKKKILLFNGLSSWMVDDGQSVFISKQCPVNRCTITTKKSEAPDVDAILFRDHFSHPGHRKTGKQVWILYFLESPYHTELITYNDVFNWTATYRHDSDIVTPYERWAYYDPSVTQVERLERNYAFNKTKQVAWFVSNCGAKNGRLQYARELAKYISVDVYGVCGQFKCPRSDKCFQLLDQDYKFYLAFENSNCLDYVTEKFFVNGLQHNVLPVVMGGRRDDYERIAPKRSYVHVDDYESPKRLAEYLRRLDADDDLYNEYFRWKGTGEFIDTKFFCRLCAMLHDDDAPAKHYRNVNDWWRGQGVCNNAMPWRRFIESSVEAGESAGPKPAVNGD
- the LOC100161726 gene encoding glycoprotein 3-alpha-L-fucosyltransferase A isoform X2 — encoded protein: MRKIIKKRIIWRIFRENCRLFKIIGENMTGRQIRRLLYGLLILALFVIVIHSGRTAYWLAKDGHYSGQPHLSTEDQPDYNEQQNLQYLESPIQSLPTYSPLMMEPNEISKSLLPWYFKDGLLRPSRAKKNMNTGQRTTQVWPKEQKNGDRVENQLMFIPPNYRYDDEPKKKILLFNGLSSWMVDDGQSVFISKQCPVNRCTITTKKSEAPDVDAILFRDHFSHPGHRKTGKQVWILYFLESPYHTELITYNDVFNWTATYRHDSDIVTPYERWAYYDPSVTQVERLERNYAFNKTKQVAWFVSNCGAKNGRLQYARELAKYISVDVYGVCGQFKCPRSDKCFQLLDQDYKFYLAFENSNCLDYVTEKFFVNGLQHNVLPVVMGGRRDDYERIAPKRSYVHVDDYESPKRLAEYLRRLDADDDLYNEYFRWKGTGEFIDTKFFCRLCAMLHDDDAPAKHYRNVNDWWRGQGVCNNAMPWRRFIESSVEAGESAGPKPAVNGD
- the LOC100161726 gene encoding glycoprotein 3-alpha-L-fucosyltransferase A isoform X3 is translated as MNFHLQTIKKNCRLFKIIGENMTGRQIRRLLYGLLILALFVIVIHSGRTAYWLAKDGHYSGQPHLSTEDQPDYNEQQNLQYLESPIQSLPTYSPLMMEPNEISKSLLPWYFKDGLLRPSRAKKNMNTGQRTTQVWPKEQKNGDRVENQLMFIPPNYRYDDEPKKKILLFNGLSSWMVDDGQSVFISKQCPVNRCTITTKKSEAPDVDAILFRDHFSHPGHRKTGKQVWILYFLESPYHTELITYNDVFNWTATYRHDSDIVTPYERWAYYDPSVTQVERLERNYAFNKTKQVAWFVSNCGAKNGRLQYARELAKYISVDVYGVCGQFKCPRSDKCFQLLDQDYKFYLAFENSNCLDYVTEKFFVNGLQHNVLPVVMGGRRDDYERIAPKRSYVHVDDYESPKRLAEYLRRLDADDDLYNEYFRWKGTGEFIDTKFFCRLCAMLHDDDAPAKHYRNVNDWWRGQGVCNNAMPWRRFIESSVEAGESAGPKPAVNGD
- the LOC100165601 gene encoding glycoprotein 3-alpha-L-fucosyltransferase A-like; this encodes MFIPPNYQYENAPMKTILLYNGISNWMVDEGQSEFLSNDCPVNRCIISTKTKLIYSMDAILFREEFYDPLSETGFKKNSKQIWILFFLQSAYYSGFDVGNDMINWTATYRHDSDIVIPYGRWAYFDPSVTRVEQLNINYSLNKTKQVAMIITNCDTDNQRLLYAKELGKYISVDVYGQCKGYKMNKFDNFLQILDQDYKFYLAFESSNCIDYVTEKFFIDGLQYNVLPVAFGSGSSSSVQK